The genomic DNA TACAAGCGGTCAATCCTTTTGTTACCGAACGTATGAATAGGGAGCTAATTAAGGATATATCAAAGCTGGAAGTTCGTAAGGCCTTATTTGCAATGCATCCGGAGAAAACTCTGGGGCCGGATGGGATGACCGCACTTTTCTTTCAGAGGTTTTGGCCTCATCTTAAAGGGGACTTGGTTGCTCTCGTTAGGGATTTCTTTCGAACTAGGAAGTTTGATCCCAGAATTATTGAAACTAATATTTGTCTgattgatatgttacggttttgactcactttgaccccgtttatttgatatttttgtagttgtttgagtccttttcaggttataataagaggctaggaagctaaaagcaaggattggaacagcaggagcaatcagagcagaaaggagttgaattggagcagaaaagctgattttagacccatgagcacatgctcccgatttccgagcacatgctcccaactctacggtttcatgacgacacgtgtcAAGCATTTGGGCGCCGATTCCCTggctaattccccttattttgggcgatcctttgtgagagaaagagggaggagATCgatttttaatagggagatttgaatttggattctttccttatttttctctacttgtatgctatttaacctagggtttttaggagagagggaatataccttttcttttgtttttgagcgacgtttttgtgagagggagaagagcggctaccttgtgaagcattctctgaacctttttatttttatgtcactgaatttctcatcttttgctatgattcatttctctatgtctgaatagttttctttgctagattaggggtttcaaaaggggtttcatgggttagcaacagaacacaaatagggctttatataatcaattgtcttcactattgttagacttaatgcttaggttgatttgatcacccaatctatgattctaggtttatctattcatcaaaagtgtaataggttgctagaaaagacattagtgggcaaattatcctagacctgcgaaagttgatgtgtaggtgatttgtgaacttatcattcctgttctttaatgcttgtctgcgattctgggctcaaacgacagtttagggtttatggaccgccgagcatgtgctccggatgtctgagcacgtgctccgcgtttccgcacagaatcgatcagatagagttattgataccacgacagtggatcagtttatatttatgtttgagttctagactggtacttaatctatgccctgaatagttgtttagttgctatctctgaaattcccgagaattacccctgatctagtgttttgcttattgcctttttataccgttttaatcgcgttactgttaccaaacaaacccaactttgaattgtcttagcttgaaattgaaccaatagaaccatagagtaaaacttggtcttcgtgggattcgacccctaagtactacttctttgctgtgcacttgcagtaggaaaatagggtttaaaactctgtgtatcactGATGCCAAAGGTGCAAGTGCCTAAAAGAAAGGGAGAATTCAGGcctattagtttgtgtaatgtgggTTATAAGATCATATcgaagattttttgtttccggTTAAAAAAGATTTTGCCCTTGATTATTTCTGAAACACAATTGGCCTTTGTTTCTAGACggttaattacagataatattctGGTGGcacaagagatgtttcatggtttacAGACCAATAGGATGTGCAGTTCGGGATTTTTGgctttcaaaacggatatgagcaagGCCTATGACCGAGTTGAATGGGATTTTTTGAAGGTGGTCTTAATAAGGCTCGGCTTTGATTCCAGATGGATCTCTTGGATAATGTGGTGTGTGAGTTCGGTTTCCTATCAGGTGTTGCTTAATGGTCAACCGCGTGGCTCCATTAGGCCAAAACGGGGCCTGCGATAGGGGGATCCTTTATccccttatttgtttattatgtgTACTGAGGTGTTGATTGCTAATATAAAAAAGGCAGAGAGGGAAGGAAAAATATTGGGCATTAAGATTGCCCGAGATTCTCGTCCTATTTCTCATTTGTTGTTCgcggatgatagtctgtttttttgtaaaatggaTGAAGAACAATGCTCAACGGTTATGGATGTCATAGGCAACTATGGTAAAGCATCCGGTCAGGAAGTTAATTTGGATAAATCATCgattatgtttggtaaaaaagtgCCTTCAGAGGTCAAGGACAAGGTAAAAACTGTCACTGGAATTTCCAATGAAGGGGGTATGTGCTCCTATTTGGGAATTCCTGAGAGCCTTGGAGGTTCGAGAGTACAAGTCTTCGGTTACGTTCGAGATAGGTTGAATGACCGGGTTAATGGTTGGACAGCAAAACTTTTATCTAAGGGAGGGAAGGAAGTTTTATTAAAGTCGGTGGCCTTGGCATNgctgtgcacttgcagtaggaaaatagggtttaaaactctgtgtatcactGATGCCAAAGGTGCAAGTGCCTAAAAGAAAGGGAGAATTCAGGcctattagtttgtgtaatgtgggTTATAAGATCATATcgaagattttttgtttccggTTAAAAAAGATTTTGCCCTTGATTATTTCTGAAACACAATTGGCCTTTGTTTCTAGACggttaattacagataatattctGGTGGcacaagagatgtttcatggtttacAGACCAATAGGATGTGCAGTTCGGGATTTTTGgctttcaaaacggatatgagcaagGCCTATGACCGAGTTGAATGGGATTTTTTGAAGGTGGTCTTAATAAGGCTCGGCTTTGATTCCAGATGGATCTCTTGGATAATGTGGTGTGTGAGTTCGGTTTCCTATCAGGTGTTGCTTAATGGTCAACCGCGTGGCTCCATTAGGCCAAAACGGGGCCTGCGATAGGGGGATCCTTTATccccttatttgtttattatgtgTACTGAGGTGTTGATTGCTAATATAAAAAAGGCAGAGAGGGAAGGAAAAATATTGGGCATTAAGATTGCCCGAGATTCTCGTCCTATTTCTCATTTGTTGTTCgcggatgatagtctgtttttttgtaaaatggaTGAAGAACAATGCTCAACGGTTATGGATGTCATAGGCAACTATGGTAAAGCATCCGGTCAGGAAGTTAATTTGGATAAATCATCgattatgtttggtaaaaaagtgCCTTCAGAGGTCAAGGACAAGGTAAAAACTGTCACTGGAATTTCCAATGAAGGGGGTATGTGCTCCTATTTGGGAATTCCTGAGAGCCTTGGAGGTTCGAGAGTACAAGTCTTCGGTTACGTTCGAGATAGGTTGAATGACCGGGTTAATGGTTGGACAGCAAAACTTTTATCTAAGGGAGGGAAGGAAGTTTTATTAAAGTCGGTGGCCTTGGCATTTCCTACGCATGTCATGTCTTGCTTCAAACTTCCTCAAGGGTTAACATCCAAATTGACGAGTGCTATttccaatttttggtggagttctgATGGGAAAGATTGGGGGCTCCACTGGGTggcttgggataaaatgtgtaaaGATAAATCTGAGGGAGGTCTGGGATTTCGGGATTTGGAGTTTTTTAATGATGCGTTATTGGCTAAATAGTATTGGCGTTTAATACAGTTTCCGAATTCTTTGTTTGCTCAAGTTTTTAGGAGTCGATATTTCAGGAACAAACGTCCGTTAATGGCAAAAAAACCTTATTCTCCCTCCTTTGGGTGGAGAAGCATTTTTTCAACTAAAAGTTTAGTGGAAAAAGGAGCCTGATGGACGATTGGCTCAGGGTTCAACATATGGGTTTGGCGTGATCCGTGGATCCCTGATCAACACCCTCGACCTGCAAATGGTAAGGGACAGCAACTTCACCCAAATTTAATGGTAAACCATTTGATTAATCCTCGGACTAAAGAATGACATTTACCTATACTTCAGGAATATATGGCTCCGGAggatattcaaactattcttaGTTTGCCTATTAACAAGTCTTTTAGACCAGATCGATTGGTGTGGCATTATACACAATCGGGCCGGTATTCGGTTAAGTCAGGTTATAAGGTAGCTCAAGATATGAAGGCTTTAATTGAGTTTGGTCCCAATTTTAATGCCATGAAGGCTAAGGCTTGGGAACTTCTGGTACCACCTAAAATCAAACACTTCTTCTGGCAGATCGCTTCGGGTTCTCTTCTGGTGACGGTGCGATTAGCCTCCCGGGGAGTTAATTGTGACACGATATGCAAGAGATGTGACTTGGAGGAAGAGTCTATTAACCATACCTTATTTGAGTGTCCACATTCACGTCAAGTTTGGGAGAGGATTTTTGATGGACCTGATACGGATAAGTTCCCATTTGGTTCAATctattaaaatttggattttatatATGGCAAAGGTTTAGCACATATGGCTTTAGGCACTACTCATAGCTCGATTCCGTGGCTGGTCTGGTTCTtatggaaggataggaataaaaaagtttttcaaggatTACAATCAGAGCCAATGGATACCATTAATCATGCTTTACGTGAACAATTGTGGTGGAAGGAATCCCAATTCACTGCAAGGGTTGACACCGTTTTGACGGATTCTTTGATTACGCCGGGGTTGTTAATTCATTGTCAGGTTGATGGCTCGTGGAAAGCCACAAAACCACATTCAGGGTTAGGATGGTGGTGTGGTGATGGTGAGAATCAGACTTTGGTAATGGGTGCCAAATGTCAACGTTGTAGTGCATCCCCACTTcattcagagttagaagcaTTATTATGGGCGATGCAGTGTATCCGTTCCAGAGGGATTGATTACCGGAGATTCGAGACGGACTCTACAGAGTTATTAGTGATGGTGCAAGCTCCGGAGGAGTGGCCGGTTTTCTCAACGCTTCTGGAGGAGTTTTAGGTGCTTAGTGCCTCATTGCCTCCTTTCATCCTTATCAAGATCCCAAGGACGTCAAATGTGAAGGCTGGTTGCTTAGCTCGTTTTTCTAGAATGTTAGTTTCAGAAtcattttttgtaaacaattttcctccAGTTTGGACAACCAATCgatgagttttattttaattaattaatgtgaggttgaaaaaaaaagaataaaaaatatattccatCCATATCAAAAATATGCTGAGGCCTGAGAGTATGTTTGTAATGTAATCAATCACAAAGAATTCAATTATGAGTTTGGCTCTTCAATTCTGAAGCTTCTGctgaaaacaaaaaggtctTGTTCTTCGATAATTACATCTCAATTACATCTCCTGCAATTTTTCTGGAAATCATATTCTTCCATGAATGAATTGAAAGATGCAACTCATATCTAGTTTGGAATCTTGTCCTAAGCTACTCCAACTTCCTTCACTCTGAACAAACAACACATGCCAAAATGCAATGATGTGTAAGCTGTTTTATATAGACTATAGGATACAAGAGGAATGAATCATGTAAGCTGTTCGTTCATCATCATTTCATTACTAGTTGCTTTGGCTCACCATAGCTGCAATATTGTACTCTCAAgtcatcagtttttttttttttttggtgatgaaGCTCGATGATAAGGCAAATCAAAAGGGTATTGAAATTGGCTACACCAGAAGAGGAATGAATGAGAGACACATGAACTGGAATTGATAAAGTGATGAGACAAACTTTGTACCTTCATGTTATTCCCTTTAATCTTCATGTGgtttgcaacaacaacaaaaaacaactGTTGATGGGGAGGGTGTCATGTGCAAATGATCATATCTGCAAGCAAAAGGACAGTGATCAAACTCAAATTTAGTCTATAGTCCATCCTAATATAGACACAACACCAGATATAGAGAGACAATAACCCTTACACACACGCATTGCACCACTCaataatcatacatatatatatatatatataatagagaNagagagagagagagagagagagagagagagagagagcgaaacACATAAGCAAGCTACCCATAACTAGAAGAACATTAAAGACAGTGTAGTATGTCTTCTTTGAAATCAGAAAGATCTTAAAGCTATACAAATGAAATGATGGTATGGTATAGTAGATCATCAGTATACTACAAAGACGAAATCATACTAGTATTAATCTgcttataaataaaactttgaCGATGGCAGTAGGCAGTAGATTAAGATAAATATGAGATATCTCCGATGAAAGATATATCTCAGCTTTTTCCGGCTTATCATGCCGTGGTATCATATCCAATCTTTGATCAAACAAACAGCTTATCGCTAGCTGTCTCAATGACCCTTATTTATTGGTAATCAAAATGAACCCCCTTGTATCACGTGAcctatgcatatatatatatttattatttcttactTTTCCAATCtccaaatctttttatttttgtatcccAAATTCATAAGATAAAAACTTTTTGGAATATTCCAGAGAGATCAACTAAACAAAGGCTATTATTAAGattagttaaattaaaaaaagtacgTAGGTACTTAAGTAACAAACCTGTGGAATTAGCCGTTTGAGAGAATCATTTTGATCCGAGAGGCTCCGCCATTGGCTCCAACAGAACAGTGCGAAATACCGTAAACAACCCcgatagaagaagaagggtaAGCTGCACGCGCCACCTGGGGTCGTTTTAAATAAACTGTTGGAAAACCCCTCATCGTGGCCCCCTCCCTAGTAAATAAGTCGACTCTCCCCAAAAACAAACTCCACAACGCTCCAAACAAACCATTGTCACTCACTCACTCATCCATAAaccccttctctctcttctcttctcttctctctctctctggtttttGGATCTGgccgttgatttttttttgtttccgggACGacgataatttttttgtttttccgttGTTGCATGAACGAGGGTGATGGCTTCGGCATGTGTAAACAATGTTAGTGTTTCTCAGGAGTTTCCTACTACTACTTACGGATGTTTCAATCCACGAGCTTCTTTCAGCCGCGAGGACTCCATGGGCTCTGGATCCGCCGCATCTGACACTCAGAAGAAGCAGATTCCGCCGGAGGAAAAAGTAGCTGCCGATTTCGAGTTTCGGTTGGAGGAGGATCCTGTCGGAATCCTCCCCGCTGACGAGCTTTTCTCCGACGGTAAACTCGTCAcgaagcagcagcaacagacGACGGTTGAGATCGGCGGCAGGTCGGAGatggataataataataatatctccGGTGGTGGCGGCGGCGATAATTGCTCTTTTTCTCCAAAGGCACCACGGTGTTCGAGTAGGTGGAGAGACTTGTTAGGTCTCAAACGATTCTCTCACAACAGCAAAGCTCcgactactactactactactactactactactacgacGTCGTTTCCTTCGAATCCGAGATCGTCTACTTCTTCGTTGAAGCAATTCTTGCATCGGAGCTCTAGATCGTCGTCTTCGTCcggatcctcttcttcttcttcttcttcttcttcttcagatgctTCGTTGCTCATGAGCCTTCCTCTTCTCAAAGATTCCGATTGCGAATCTCTCTCCTTATCCTCTTCTCGTAtgtctctctcctcttcctcctccggcCATGACCACGAAGATCTCCCCAGACTCTCTCTCGATGCAGAGCGACTGAACCATAACCACAACATCACCGCGAATCCATTTGCTCCCGCTCGTAGCCTAAACCCAAATCCACCGAGAATGAGGTTAGTGAACCATTCATCAGCAGGAACCGGAGGAGGGAGAGTGGGACGCAGCCCGATGCGACGTTCGGGAGGAGGAGACACAACAACATCTCACAGAGGAGTCTCTGTGGACAGTCCAAGACTAAACTCATCAGGTAAAATCGTGTTCCAGAGCCTGGAACGAAGCTCGAGCAGTCCAAGCAGCTTCAACGGTGGAACTAGCGGGTACAGACACAGAGGAATGGAGAGATCGTACAGCTCAAACGTGAGGGTGACGCCAGTTTTAAACGTTCCGGTTTGTTCAATCAGAGGTGGTTCAGTTGTCTCCGGTCAGTTT from Camelina sativa cultivar DH55 chromosome 7, Cs, whole genome shotgun sequence includes the following:
- the LOC104705074 gene encoding uncharacterized protein LOC104705074 — its product is MDEEQCSTVMDVIGNYGKASGQEVNLDKSSIMFGKKVPSEVKDKVKTVTGISNEGGMCSYLGIPESLGGSRVQVFGYVRDRLNDRVNGWTAKLLSKGGKEVLLKSVALAXLCTCSRKIGFKTLCITDAKGASA
- the LOC104703250 gene encoding putative protein TPRXL, encoding MASACVNNVSVSQEFPTTTYGCFNPRASFSREDSMGSGSAASDTQKKQIPPEEKVAADFEFRLEEDPVGILPADELFSDGKLVTKQQQQTTVEIGGRSEMDNNNNISGGGGGDNCSFSPKAPRCSSRWRDLLGLKRFSHNSKAPTTTTTTTTTTTTSFPSNPRSSTSSLKQFLHRSSRSSSSSGSSSSSSSSSSSDASLLMSLPLLKDSDCESLSLSSSRMSLSSSSSGHDHEDLPRLSLDAERLNHNHNITANPFAPARSLNPNPPRMRLVNHSSAGTGGGRVGRSPMRRSGGGDTTTSHRGVSVDSPRLNSSGKIVFQSLERSSSSPSSFNGGTSGYRHRGMERSYSSNVRVTPVLNVPVCSIRGGSVVSGQFFTNANNNNNRPSSSHINRGRNSTDRI